In one Bacillota bacterium genomic region, the following are encoded:
- the mnmE gene encoding tRNA uridine-5-carboxymethylaminomethyl(34) synthesis GTPase MnmE, whose protein sequence is MPDTIAAIATAPGIGGIGIVRVSGPEAIPLAVRVFRGRRSPREAPSHSLSLGWVVDPGTGKRIDQVLLAVMRGPRTYTGEDVVEFQCHGGSAVLGAVLQALASGGARVAQPGEFTRRAFLNGRIDLAQAEAVLDIVNARTPQGLDVAIRQVEGGLSRKVQRVRDIILDALALVTAGTDFCDDVEGPDLQDVKACCVLARGEIEGMLSTFATGRVMRDGVRVAILGKPNTGKSSLLNALLRKDRAIVTAKAGTTRDVIEDAANIKGIPVVFLDTAGLRETTDEIEGLGVQRSRDAMASADVALVVLDDSTGIKSEDRQVLELTRDMNRVIVVNKADLGSKRVDIDSLRSETGRPVIQVSALLGTNIAGLETAIKQAAVPRGCSSEVLVSNVRHGRALEKAGECLERVLGALDCGMPLDIASLDLEAAARVLGKITGESVTQEVLERIFSQFCVGK, encoded by the coding sequence GTGCCTGACACGATAGCGGCGATAGCCACTGCGCCCGGGATCGGCGGCATCGGCATTGTGAGGGTGTCCGGTCCTGAGGCAATTCCCCTGGCTGTCCGGGTCTTCAGGGGCAGGAGGTCACCCCGGGAGGCGCCGTCGCACAGCCTTTCCCTGGGATGGGTGGTGGATCCAGGCACCGGGAAGAGGATTGATCAGGTACTGTTAGCAGTGATGAGAGGCCCTCGGACCTACACGGGGGAGGACGTTGTGGAGTTTCAGTGTCACGGGGGCAGCGCCGTCCTCGGCGCGGTCCTGCAAGCCCTGGCCAGTGGAGGCGCGCGGGTGGCCCAGCCCGGGGAATTCACCAGGAGGGCCTTTCTGAACGGCAGGATTGACCTGGCCCAGGCGGAGGCGGTGCTTGACATCGTGAACGCCAGGACGCCCCAGGGCCTTGATGTGGCCATTAGGCAGGTTGAGGGAGGGCTATCCCGCAAGGTGCAGAGGGTGCGCGACATCATTCTAGATGCGCTGGCCCTGGTGACTGCCGGAACGGACTTCTGCGATGACGTTGAAGGGCCGGACCTCCAAGACGTGAAGGCCTGCTGCGTACTGGCCCGTGGGGAGATCGAGGGGATGCTGTCCACGTTTGCGACGGGCCGGGTAATGAGGGACGGGGTTAGAGTTGCGATCCTGGGGAAGCCGAACACAGGCAAGTCATCCCTCTTGAATGCCTTGCTGCGGAAGGACAGGGCCATCGTCACGGCAAAGGCGGGCACGACCAGGGATGTAATCGAAGACGCAGCGAACATTAAGGGCATACCCGTGGTGTTCTTGGACACGGCAGGCTTGAGGGAGACCACGGACGAGATAGAAGGCCTGGGGGTCCAAAGGAGCAGGGATGCCATGGCGTCAGCAGACGTTGCCCTGGTGGTGCTGGACGACTCAACGGGAATAAAGAGCGAGGATCGCCAGGTACTCGAGCTGACGAGGGACATGAACAGGGTGATTGTGGTGAATAAGGCGGACCTGGGGTCTAAGCGCGTGGACATTGATTCCCTCAGGTCGGAGACGGGAAGGCCAGTCATCCAGGTATCGGCACTCCTCGGGACTAATATTGCGGGTCTGGAAACTGCCATTAAACAGGCAGCGGTGCCTCGGGGCTGCTCCTCGGAGGTCTTGGTCTCCAATGTGAGACACGGGAGAGCTCTGGAGAAGGCCGGAGAGTGCTTGGAGCGGGTCCTGGGTGCCCTGGATTGTGGCATGCCTCTGGACATCGCATCACTGGATCTTGAGGCGGCTGCCAGGGTCCTGGGAAAGATTACTGGGGAAAGCGTCACCCAAGAGGTGCTTGAGAGGATCTTTTCACAGTTCTGCGTAGGGAAGTAG
- a CDS encoding YidC/Oxa1 family membrane protein insertase has translation MLDGIGRVLMQGIEQFYSWTGNYGVAIILLTIAIRTLLLPLTQSQVRSMKKMRDLSPKVEELKKKYKNDQPRLNKETMELYKANKVNPLAGCLPLLLQFPFIIALFRVLENYPYQGPSNFLWLSNLGLPDPFYILPVLAAVTTFWQSKVSSMGGQEGAQATMLYAMPLLIGWFSTRFAAGLSLYWVVGNLFGVAEQYVIGMKKAD, from the coding sequence TTGCTTGATGGAATTGGCAGGGTTCTGATGCAGGGGATCGAGCAGTTCTACAGCTGGACAGGCAACTACGGGGTCGCTATCATATTGCTTACCATTGCCATACGGACGCTGCTATTGCCTCTTACGCAGTCGCAGGTGCGGTCGATGAAGAAGATGAGGGATCTCAGCCCCAAGGTGGAAGAACTCAAGAAGAAGTATAAGAACGACCAGCCGCGTCTGAACAAGGAAACCATGGAATTGTATAAGGCCAACAAGGTTAATCCTCTGGCCGGGTGTCTCCCCTTGCTCCTGCAATTCCCGTTCATAATCGCCCTGTTCAGAGTGCTGGAGAATTATCCCTACCAAGGGCCATCGAACTTCCTGTGGCTGTCAAACCTAGGTCTTCCTGATCCCTTCTACATCCTGCCGGTACTTGCAGCGGTCACCACTTTCTGGCAGTCCAAGGTGTCCAGCATGGGTGGGCAAGAGGGCGCGCAGGCGACGATGCTCTACGCAATGCCGCTATTGATAGGGTGGTTCAGCACGCGTTTTGCCGCAGGCCTTTCGCTGTACTGGGTGGTGGGCAACTTGTTTGGGGTGGCCGAGCAGTATGTGATCGGGATGAAGAAGGCGGACTAG
- the jag gene encoding RNA-binding cell elongation regulator Jag/EloR produces MKAIEARGKTVEEAIETGLNELGLPRDRVDVEVIEAPAKPLFGLIGGKEAVVKIVPRCEDKDRFAMDFIEEVLGAMGVKVTIKASAGEDSIAVDIEGEEAALLIGRRGQTLDALQYLVNVAASRACGEKARIILDVEGYRKRRARSLERLAEQMADRAARTGRRVVLEPMTAHERKIVHMTLQSNSRVTTASEGEEPYRRVVISPEMS; encoded by the coding sequence ATGAAGGCCATTGAGGCCAGGGGAAAGACGGTCGAAGAGGCCATTGAGACTGGTCTAAACGAGTTGGGGCTTCCAAGGGACCGGGTAGATGTGGAGGTCATCGAGGCACCGGCGAAGCCGCTCTTCGGGCTCATTGGCGGGAAGGAAGCCGTCGTGAAGATCGTGCCCCGCTGCGAGGACAAAGACCGGTTCGCCATGGACTTTATCGAGGAGGTCCTTGGGGCCATGGGCGTGAAAGTAACTATCAAGGCCAGCGCCGGTGAGGATTCGATTGCAGTGGATATCGAGGGCGAAGAGGCAGCCTTACTCATTGGGCGCAGGGGACAGACGTTGGATGCCTTGCAGTACCTTGTGAATGTGGCCGCCAGCCGGGCCTGTGGAGAGAAGGCCAGGATCATCCTGGATGTAGAGGGTTACCGGAAACGGCGGGCCAGGAGCCTGGAGCGGCTAGCTGAGCAAATGGCGGATAGGGCAGCCCGGACAGGCCGTAGGGTGGTTCTGGAGCCCATGACGGCTCACGAGCGAAAGATAGTACATATGACGCTGCAGTCCAACTCCAGGGTGACTACGGCTTCTGAGGGAGAGGAGCCGTACCGCAGGGTTGTGATCAGCCCAGAAATGAGCTAA